In a single window of the Candidatus Beckwithbacteria bacterium genome:
- a CDS encoding protein kinase: protein MAQEIFLPSLGINCRGEALTENIVHSFIKGIGLPEKENNLVLLSDQRFRLKKEIVLNSLVDDQESLLGSGAYSWIIPGYDNETKREVALKMMKWSFANDDSVVEGFAREARLMLALDHPNILPIYGLTVINVYVKAIPAIIMEKADGNLQDERNLSPQLISEAVLSIAGVLDYLKEKKVVYADVCPSNILIKEKNFFLGDFGSSIDLSGVDRILSHWDYASPELMRCSTGCMGGRRAYPHDLVQADQHALAAMAFELLTQESSMIIWRTLGGEGATEHREPNIVLNSAGRLDPEIYRVLSKATSYDHKNRYGSCVDFALALKEVIGD, encoded by the coding sequence ATGGCTCAGGAAATTTTTTTACCAAGTCTGGGGATTAATTGCCGCGGCGAGGCATTGACTGAAAATATTGTCCACTCCTTCATTAAGGGAATTGGTTTACCAGAAAAAGAAAATAATTTGGTTTTACTTTCTGATCAAAGATTCAGGCTAAAAAAAGAAATTGTTCTGAATTCTTTGGTTGATGATCAGGAAAGTTTATTAGGGTCAGGGGCATATTCTTGGATAATTCCTGGTTATGACAATGAAACAAAAAGAGAAGTGGCCTTAAAAATGATGAAGTGGTCTTTTGCCAATGATGATTCTGTGGTTGAAGGCTTTGCCAGAGAGGCTAGATTGATGTTGGCATTAGACCATCCAAACATTTTACCTATTTATGGTTTAACGGTGATTAATGTTTATGTTAAAGCTATTCCGGCAATCATTATGGAAAAAGCCGATGGTAATTTACAAGACGAGAGGAATTTGAGCCCGCAATTAATTAGCGAAGCAGTTTTAAGCATTGCCGGAGTTTTGGATTATTTAAAGGAGAAAAAAGTAGTCTATGCGGATGTTTGTCCGTCAAATATTTTAATAAAAGAAAAAAATTTTTTTCTGGGAGATTTTGGTTCATCCATTGATTTATCTGGGGTCGATAGAATTTTAAGTCATTGGGATTATGCTTCTCCGGAATTGATGAGATGTTCGACGGGTTGTATGGGGGGAAGACGGGCTTACCCTCATGACCTTGTCCAGGCCGACCAGCATGCTTTGGCCGCCATGGCCTTTGAACTTTTAACCCAAGAAAGCTCGATGATTATTTGGAGGACTTTGGGTGGTGAGGGGGCAACGGAACATCGCGAGCCAAACATTGTTTTAAATTCCGCCGGCCGGCTCGATCCAGAAATTTATCGGGTATTATCTAAGGCGACTAGCTATGATCATAAAAACCGTTATGGGAGTTGTGTTGACTTTGCTTTAGCGCTAAAAGAAGTAATAGGGGATTAA
- a CDS encoding tyrosine-type recombinase/integrase, which yields MITDLTSARENFIVDLKKKGRSTSTILAYNKDVDQLIQFSAKQKISQPQELTFTVIEAFKTSLTGDIYTAKSVSRKLNSIKTFCRFLVSLGLIKDNPAAGVTHPKYEIKPPRILSKMEYRSLRDVCREDIRLYAIVEILLQTGIRISELANLKLEDIDTDKLDIKPFESHSRREVPLNKVAQAALSSYLKIRPNARVKQVFITKTGRPFLIRNIRTAIDRYFKIAGVKNAKVNDLRHTFIAHQLASGTPLTLISKLAGHKRLSTTEKYLEFITKPTASPAKLEEL from the coding sequence ATGATTACGGACCTTACTTCTGCCCGGGAAAATTTTATTGTTGATCTTAAGAAAAAAGGCCGCTCCACCTCGACTATTTTAGCATACAACAAAGACGTTGATCAGCTGATTCAATTTTCTGCCAAACAAAAGATTTCCCAACCACAAGAACTTACCTTCACGGTTATTGAAGCTTTTAAAACCAGCCTCACCGGCGATATTTACACCGCCAAGTCCGTCTCCAGAAAATTAAATTCCATTAAGACCTTCTGCCGTTTTCTGGTTAGTCTGGGGTTAATTAAAGACAACCCCGCCGCCGGCGTCACTCACCCCAAATACGAAATTAAGCCGCCCCGGATTTTGAGCAAAATGGAGTACCGGAGTTTACGCGATGTTTGCCGCGAAGATATCCGGCTTTATGCTATTGTCGAAATCCTCCTGCAAACCGGAATCCGCATCAGTGAATTAGCCAACCTAAAGCTGGAAGATATCGACACCGACAAATTAGATATTAAACCTTTTGAATCTCATTCTCGTCGGGAAGTGCCTTTGAATAAAGTCGCCCAAGCCGCCCTTTCTAGCTATCTTAAAATCCGCCCTAATGCCCGCGTTAAACAGGTTTTTATTACCAAAACCGGCCGGCCGTTTTTAATCCGTAATATCCGCACCGCCATTGACCGCTACTTTAAAATCGCCGGTGTCAAAAATGCTAAAGTTAATGATTTACGCCACACCTTCATTGCCCACCAGCTGGCCTCCGGCACACCGTTAACTTTGATTTCTAAGCTCGCCGGCCATAAACGGCTATCCACCACTGAAAAATACTTAGAATTTATTACCAAACCCACCGCCTCCCCCGCCAAACTGGAAGAACTTTAA
- a CDS encoding septum formation initiator family protein produces the protein MSTGKKRIFVYLIMILSVTISVKLIKDIIKLKAADKRIIEAEQGLTKAKNEQEQLKQKLAESTQGDWWEKQVRNVLNMARPGEEVVVVPEEVGKVTEVTKVIKVEEELTNWQKWWQVFSK, from the coding sequence ATGTCAACAGGTAAGAAGAGAATTTTTGTTTATTTAATCATGATTTTAAGCGTAACGATTTCGGTGAAACTGATTAAAGATATTATTAAATTAAAGGCGGCGGATAAGAGAATAATTGAAGCAGAACAGGGATTGACAAAGGCAAAAAATGAACAAGAACAATTAAAACAGAAATTAGCGGAATCAACTCAAGGAGATTGGTGGGAAAAACAAGTCAGAAATGTTCTGAATATGGCCCGGCCAGGAGAAGAGGTGGTGGTGGTACCGGAGGAGGTGGGAAAAGTAACAGAGGTAACAAAAGTAATAAAAGTAGAAGAAGAATTAACTAATTGGCAAAAGTGGTGGCAGGTTTTTAGTAAATGA
- a CDS encoding cytidylate kinase-like family protein codes for MGLFDNLIGQYVKRREFVSKEIEGVDETSRKVKIRPFITISRESGSGGKPIAQLVAKKLKYKFYNKKLIDLTAKETKKRQALIASLDEKDRGMVEDLVYSLLSPDYVDEETYFKHLCHVILTVARKGNCVILGRGANFITGGYGGLHVRIEAPFLVRSGYTAQYEKLSIYEARERMQRLDKERKKFIQEHFGKDPSNPNYYDLVINTTYLNIAQAAEIILTAFKNKFPDWKNYR; via the coding sequence ATGGGGTTATTTGATAATTTGATCGGTCAATATGTAAAGAGACGGGAATTTGTGTCGAAGGAAATAGAGGGAGTGGATGAAACGAGCAGGAAAGTTAAAATAAGGCCGTTTATTACAATTTCGAGGGAATCGGGCAGCGGCGGGAAACCAATCGCCCAGTTAGTCGCCAAAAAATTAAAATACAAATTTTACAACAAAAAATTAATTGATTTGACTGCCAAAGAAACCAAAAAGAGACAGGCTTTAATTGCTTCTTTAGACGAAAAGGACAGGGGAATGGTGGAAGATTTGGTTTATTCTTTATTAAGTCCGGATTATGTTGACGAGGAAACGTATTTTAAGCATTTATGCCATGTAATTTTAACTGTCGCCAGGAAAGGGAATTGCGTAATTTTGGGTAGGGGGGCAAACTTTATTACCGGCGGTTACGGCGGTTTGCACGTTCGGATTGAGGCGCCATTTTTGGTGCGGTCCGGCTATACGGCCCAGTACGAAAAACTATCGATTTATGAAGCCCGGGAAAGAATGCAGAGACTTGATAAAGAGAGAAAAAAGTTTATCCAAGAACATTTTGGCAAAGATCCGTCGAATCCTAATTATTATGATTTGGTGATTAACACCACCTATTTAAATATTGCCCAGGCGGCAGAAATTATTTTAACGGCGTTTAAAAATAAGTTTCCGGACTGGAAAAATTACAGATAA
- a CDS encoding RNHCP domain-containing protein: MLKHFTKVDEDFICEFCGQITHGTGYTNHCPNCLYSKHVDDQFPGDRASKCQTLMKPIGVQIKNGRYIIFHQCHLCRKITRNKTDPEDNKEKLIELSTKPIK, translated from the coding sequence ATGCTCAAACATTTTACCAAAGTCGATGAAGATTTTATCTGCGAATTCTGCGGCCAAATTACCCACGGCACCGGCTACACCAACCACTGCCCCAACTGTCTGTATTCCAAACACGTTGATGATCAATTTCCCGGCGACCGCGCTTCCAAATGTCAAACCTTAATGAAACCTATTGGCGTCCAAATTAAAAATGGCCGCTACATTATCTTTCACCAATGCCATTTGTGCCGCAAAATCACCCGCAACAAAACTGATCCGGAAGACAATAAAGAAAAACTGATCGAACTCTCCACCAAACCGATAAAGTAG
- the trpS gene encoding tryptophan--tRNA ligase: MKSKYSILTGITPSGSGEIHIGNYFGAVVPFLDLQKNADKVYFFIADLHALTTIQDKTQLQRNVENQVLSYLACGLDPKKVVFYRQSDIGLHPELQCILNNVTPLGLIKRCHAYKDKLQKGFDEEKVNMGLFNYPILMAADILMYEPDYVPVGDDQRQHIEIARDIAGYFNQVFGQTFKLPDIYNVKETARLVGTDGTRKMSKSLNNYISVFESEDKITKQIMSCFTDPKRIRSTDLGRVEGNPIFIYHDLVNEDKEEVADLKQRYKVGKVGDVEVKEKLLKALLKRFDKERKNYQDLKNNPEKIKEILQMGAKKAREQAEKKMAEVREKIGITNKYSFFKY; encoded by the coding sequence ATGAAAAGTAAATACTCGATTTTAACCGGGATAACTCCGTCAGGAAGCGGGGAGATTCATATTGGGAATTATTTTGGAGCAGTCGTGCCGTTTTTAGATTTGCAGAAGAATGCTGATAAAGTTTATTTTTTTATTGCCGACTTGCATGCTTTAACGACAATTCAGGATAAAACCCAGCTGCAAAGAAATGTAGAAAATCAGGTTTTATCTTACTTGGCCTGCGGACTAGACCCGAAAAAGGTGGTGTTTTACCGCCAGTCAGATATTGGTTTACATCCGGAATTACAGTGTATTTTAAATAACGTGACGCCTTTAGGCTTAATTAAACGCTGTCATGCCTATAAAGATAAATTGCAAAAAGGCTTTGATGAAGAAAAGGTAAATATGGGCCTGTTTAATTATCCGATTTTAATGGCGGCGGATATTTTGATGTACGAGCCGGATTATGTGCCGGTCGGTGATGATCAAAGGCAGCACATTGAGATTGCTCGAGATATTGCCGGATATTTTAATCAGGTTTTTGGCCAGACGTTTAAATTGCCGGATATTTATAATGTCAAAGAAACAGCTCGACTAGTGGGTACGGACGGGACAAGGAAAATGAGCAAAAGTTTAAATAATTATATTTCTGTTTTTGAAAGCGAAGATAAAATTACCAAGCAAATCATGAGTTGTTTTACTGATCCAAAGAGAATCAGGTCGACTGATCTTGGCCGCGTCGAGGGAAATCCGATTTTTATTTACCATGATTTAGTGAATGAAGATAAAGAAGAAGTGGCAGATTTAAAGCAAAGATATAAAGTTGGTAAAGTGGGGGATGTAGAAGTAAAAGAGAAACTATTAAAGGCTTTATTAAAAAGATTTGATAAAGAGAGAAAGAATTATCAAGATTTAAAAAATAATCCGGAAAAAATTAAAGAGATTTTGCAAATGGGGGCAAAAAAAGCCAGAGAGCAGGCAGAGAAAAAGATGGCGGAAGTGAGAGAGAAAATAGGAATTACTAATAAATATTCGTTTTTCAAATATTGA